Part of the Arachis hypogaea cultivar Tifrunner chromosome 6, arahy.Tifrunner.gnm2.J5K5, whole genome shotgun sequence genome, CGAATTTGATATAGGGACAGGCCTGGTAGACGATCTGGTAGATCTTGAGGATTTCCATGGAGTTTGAGTGTGGGAAAGTGGAGGAAGGTGTGGGGTTGGCATTATTGGAGGTGGATGTTGTGGCTAGCCTTGCGGTTAGAGACTCAGTGAAGCATGAAGCGACGCGTTGCATGGAGTCGCCAAGGGGTGTTACGACTCTGTTGAGGTGTTGGAGGTACCTCCTTGCCAGCATGTATTCCTCTTTGGCCACTGCCTCTGCACATGCTAGAAGCAGGTGCACCAGTTGCAACCCACTCTCTTGTTCCTATGCATCATAACACACAATTCAAGGGACAACCACAatactaaaattgaaaataataataataattaataacttcATGTTTAGAAagatcataattaattttttttcttgaattaaATACAAACCAATAGACATGAATAATTTCAATATTGAGGTGCATGAGGTGATACTATATATGACAATGAATTAAGTGAAATTAACTAAGAAAGTTTAAAGATTGTAGGTGAAGGATGATGAATTGAATAAAGGTTTATTATACTACTACCTGTTCTAGTCCAAGTGGAATAGGAACCATCAAATTTTGATGGTGTTGATGTGAGTGTGgatgctgttgttgttgttgtacttGTTGCTTCTGTTGCTTCTCATGGTATCGTTCTTGTTGCAACGCTTGGGAAAGCGATGCACTGACCATGGAACCCATGTGATGGTAGATCTCATTCTCTTGCACCGACGACTCTTCACTCGCCGAAGGAATCAAATTCCCCAACTCAAAGCATTCAGAAGAACTTCCAACAATATCAGAACCGTCACCAACTTTGCTGCTGTTATTTGCGGCGGTTATCGATGAGTATTCCCCTTGTTGAAACTCTTCTAAGAACTCCTCAATTGCAGGCAGTGAAAGATTCTCAACATGCTGCATGTACTGATTGTTTGGTGAGTTGAACACCCTGTGGAGTGGACTAAGCCCTTTCCCTTTTCCTCCGCCGCCTCCACCGCTACTATTGTAGGCGCCGATTTGGGCCAAAAACCGCGGCGGAGAGCAGCCGGAAAAGCTTTGTGCTTGCATTGAATGAGCGTAATTGTAATTGCAATTGTAAGTTGAGGCTTGTTGTGGGGAAGGGACATTCCTCACTGGAGAACACATCATGAAATCAGTATCTAACTGATCAGAGAAAAAGGATTCCCACATTGAACTATCTGGTGATTGGACTTCAACATCTCCATCAAGGTCAAATTTGAGTCCTGGAAGGTTTAAGCTTGGTGGTGTTAGGGTACTGTTATTATTCTGTTctaataaatcaacagaggattgTGTAGCattgtttttcttatttgattGTAAAACTGAGTCATTTGAAGAAGTGGGCTGTAGCTTTGTGCTTGAATTCTCACTTTTGAGAGACACTGAGCTTCCACATAGTGAATTGATCATTTTTTGCTTCTACTTTGCCCTTTGCTCTTTTTCTTGGtttggatttatggtttagggttttttttttttaatgtaaagtTCTCAACAGGAGAATGTTTTAAGATATGATGATCTCTGTAGTGTGCTATTTTCCTATGGGCTATGGAGTTTGGTTGGTATATGGAAAGAGTAAAGACTCTATTTTCTCCCTTCTTATTATTGAGGTGAGTTTTGTCAGCTACTTAGTATTACAGATTTTGCATGAAAGGCAGTGGAGTGGGGACACAAGAGACAAAACCTAATTCCAATCCTTTTGTGATTGGAGGTTTGTTTTTGAATAAAGCTCCATTTCATGTCTTGGCACAATAATGCTAGCTGGTTCTTTTGAGGCTTCATTCTTGTCATTTTGCTTACCTGTTTTAACTGTTATAGCCAAAAGGCTTTGGAATAGTTGAGGTGGCAATAAAGGACAAACATTTGGGAGGGTCTACTTTCTTTGGGCCGGCCCACCTTTTTACAAGGTTACTCACATAGGGAACTATGGGAATCATGGGGAATCCATTAgtcaatttattaataaaaatgaaaggaaaccAACTTGTGTCCAGATAGTGGTTAGTTTATTAATTAGCTTAAATAAGTGTGGTAAGTTCGAATTTTATcttatgtatataaaaatttattatccaataataaactcttaaataaaattttgattcgcGATAAATTATTCCTTAACTTATCGAATTGgaagatattataaaaaaaaaaagataataaaaatgaaTGAAAGGAAGATCCATCAAGGCATCTTGGTTAATTGGAATTTGCAactaaaatacataattataagaGTAAGAGAATTATTTTGTGATATCATATTTTTGTCATATTCAAAGAAGATACATAATTTTTGATAGAATATTCAATACATTTTATATGTGAGTTATATACTCATCTagtaatataaaaatatgtttcaatTAAGTGCATAGAAGAGAGGTTATTGTCACATCCTTTACTTGTGGTTAATGCCACATTCtctctaatttattttaatttatcttaaaAACACTAAAAGGAATGGAAATTTTCTACTGCCAAACTCACATTTAAAAAGTTAtactaattaatactaaatactaataaataaaaatatacaaaaaatagctCAAAAGTTTGTATTTTGGTTAAATTTGAATACCTATCGTCAATTAGGatcaaataaaaacataataCTCATTTGGCAAAACAGAAACAATGATGGCATAGTCCTCgatcatataatatatatttgttCAATAATAATAAGTTATATTTTATGTTGTAACTCCAAGAGAAAAGTACTATTTGGAAACCGAGCGATGTATACCAAAAATATATAGTATAATACATGAATGATATAAACAAAAATATGGATTATTTTATCATAAAACAAAATAGATAATCACATACAAATAGTTACCTTAAATATgactattttttaagaaaataatataaagtTATATGAGTCCATCATGCTTATTTATCAGTCAGAACCGGAAGCAAAGCATATGAAAATTATAATACCAATTATTTAAAGGCAATGAAAATaccatataaaataattaataaatatgcaCCTAATAAGATTAATCATTGATATAAGAAATAAACCTTCTATAATTAGAGTTGCAAATATGTAATATGTAGTAGTTGACAAATAATTTGCATGGGCATAGTATATTTGTCttgcaaattttttatttctcattTTTATGTTCATTGATCTCAAGTAGGAATGAAGAAGTCGTTATTCCATCTTCCTCTAAACTGTATAAATTAAACAACTCCtagttaaataagataaattccaaattacaacatataatataagATCAAAGTTAGCAAGAAAAGGTAACAAAGTAAttcatgattaaaataaaaataatatttgtacattaaaataaattaaaaaaattagttactttttatttatatacaaatatacataaatgtatacatatattatttaacttatttttaatgtatattttacatttaaatatatattttatattaatagttaattttagtagttaattttattaTACATCTAGTATGATTgttattaaaatagaataaaaacaagGTCAATCAAATGGAGCGGCAATAGACAAAGtgattaacaaaatattaatgaGGTACATTTtagaaataacaacaaaataggTGTGTATGTGATTAGCCAGAAAAAAATGCGGCAATATCCTCTCTCTAATAACAATAAGAGGAAGTATATAGGCCAGCAACTTTTATGTTTTGTGATCAGCACTTaactatagaaaaaaaaaagtgaatgatTTCTCATTATTGGATgtaatctcacatcattaaaaatattattgatgaccaattaatggttacaaaatacaaaaattactgGCCTGCAAtcctccaataataataataataataataatattttatatttcaaacaATAAACAACTATATATTTCCCTGTCATTAAAACtgtaattttttaaccaaaataatgaAGGAAGAAGTAATATCCAGATgaaatatttgatattatattatataaataaattgattttgaaatatatttatattatacaaGAATAAATTGACAGAGGCAAATAACTTATTGAGTTTAATTATTAcatagtattaaaaaaaattacaatgttaaaaaggtaaaaaaaagttGTAGGTGGTATATATAGCAAGtgttttgcttttttcttttttccttttttgttatgttttcctATTGTGATTACTCAAAAAAAATTGTAGGTCATCCTTTGTAGTCtagttatttaaattaaaaactatgactttatattttcataatttttaaaatagtagataattacattattttatatttatataacttTGGCGAATATCCCAATTATGGGTGTGGACCATAAATACTTCTTCCCTAATTGGTTTTGTCACTTGACTAATAAGTCATTGACAATTACATAAATGGTTttgttagaataattaaactttttttaaccATCAATCAGCCAACAAATTagtagaagaataaaaataagagaataaaaaggaaaatttaaagaaaaataggaATATTAGTTgttgttaattaaaaagaaaaaatatagaaaattaattttaattattaacattaaccaatttttttattttaaaaattttaaattcttagagaatttaagatttagaatttagaatttataatttaaatttagagttaAGAATTTATGATTTAACGTCTagaatttaagaaaaataaaataatttcaaaaaaattaattgacattaattaaaaatagttgacaaataaatattatttctaagaaaatgattttcaattttttctcaaatattttcACTAACATATCatgatttgaataaaattttgagttgcaTTGTGTTATTTTTGCAAATACAGaaggaattaaagaaaaataaaatattgatgtGTGTTGACAAATTCTTGATTGTTGAAGGAAGGAAGGGTAGGAAATAGagaaaggacaagaaaagggacATAGTACACGTCGTCGAATATAACGTCGGTGTGGGCCGCCCTGCTCCTTTGGATTTGCCAAAGGAATGAAGCGCTTGTCCCTAACCCTTTCCCCCTTCTTCGGCTCCTTCTCTTTATCATAATCTCTTTTATATTTGTACTTTTCAGTGAACAACTACAATAATAAtcttgattttcttttctttgttattGTCTTACTTCTATGGAGATACTACTACATGCCTACATGCATATTTTCTAACAAACTggctaattaatttaatttggttCTATTATATTGGTACATATTATTTTTTGGTAGATCTATTTTATATTTcctatttttcatatatttttttatctttgacggcatgaaacataaaaaggaaaaaggaaaagtctaggggccaacAGTTTCGTTGAATTTTAGCCAGCATGTAACCAACAGAGAaatgtgagtcattggatgaaatttcacaccaatctcacaccattaaattatcattgatggctatttgttggctaccaatcacaaaagttACTGGCCTCCTAGCATTGCTCAAAGAAAAATATAGGGAGACAGTATATGGtaacttttctttttcacttgtGATTTTTGTAGGaatgtagtgtgtttttattttattagactaattttaaagtttattATATTGTTCACATTTGTTTACAAAAATCATTATTTACATAGCAAAACCGAACATAAAATTGGGGCAATGGATCATGCATtcgttatatgtatatatacattgAGACATGTATATAGAATCTTTTGTTGGAAAAATTTTACTCTCTTCATAGAACTTGCtgaatgaatcaaataaaaatgtCAAGACTTGTTGGTTACTCTCACGATATACTACCAAATCAGCATGAAAGTTTTATGAATTCCCATGCATCATGCTCCAGAGGTTTTTGGCTATCATAAGGTCTAAAGAGTTCACATAGCATCGTTCTTACCAATTGTTTCATGGTATGGAATTTGGTTTATCGTTTAGGgctttttttttcactgtttCAAACTTTAAAACACAAGTACCTTCTATATATGTAAGTTAAACCATCAATATAAAATGTAAGTTTGACTTAATTtccaagaaattaaaataaacgtGAACTAGAGGATTGTATAAAACAAGAAATGAATGATAACATTAGTTAAATATTTTATGAACATCATATTCAGCAAGCTAGGGTGTGTGTTTTCGGTGATTGAGTGATGATGCTTTGATGCCACCTAGAAAGGGAAGAACATATATTTATTAAGGCACCTACTCTAAATGaagatactaaaaatatttttttatgaagattcttgtgttaaaaatatattttgtttgtttagtcacactttaaaaaaaattaacactttTATAAtacatcaaaatcaaaccatacaaTTTACGAtctaatggtaaaaaaaaaaaaaaaaaaacatcttcaTATAAAGATAATAGTAAAATCTTCATGATAGTATCCACTATTTATTAATAAATCCCACTAGAAATCAAACATTTCATTAACCAACTTTAcaaatttaaacattttttaaatttttttaattcttatatgtACCATCTTTATTTTTACCTCTTTTTTCTTTGTCCTCCGAtctcatcaccattcttaacAACATAACAACCTCACCCATTATCCCTAGGCCACCCATTATGATCACTCACTCTAAATTCTagactttaaattataaatcttaaattttaaattttaaattttaaatcttaaataaacattaaaattttaaactctttctaattcttaaaatttaaattctaaattctaaatcttaaattttaaataaattataaattctaaatattaaacCTAAACTCTAAATCTTAAATATTCTAAAAGGTGagaatcaaaaaaatattattaacataAAGAAATaagttaatattaactaacagAATATTGATTTTTCAGTAAACTTTCTTTGTTAATTTGTAAAGTGGAAAAATCCAAACCGTTatcttctaatttatttatttaaatttgattactTTTGTCGGCTTTTATTCTATGATATAGttctatttaataatataaatatagggTAATTTATACAAATAAATCATCTTGGAAACAATTTTGTGCAAATGTCCTAAATAAAGTTGCACTACATATTTGTCCTCTTTATTATAATGTAAATGGTGGGACTAAGCAAGGTTTACATTTTTTCATAATTTCTATTAGGAGAAACAATTTACTATTACTTTTGAATaccataaaacctattaaaacttatgatttagtatttttttttttggaggcccaaaaatcCATCCTAAACCCATGGTTAGTAACAACCACGAGCAACCACAAAATCCTAAATATCAGTAgcttggtgaagaagaagagatcaAAGTATAAAGGGAGAGAAAAAATGAGCagagagaacaaaaaaaaaaaaagaaaaaaaacactaCATTATAATTGTGAAAAATTGGTTACATGTGGGTACAATGCTGATATCTATAGCAGTTGAGTGATTTATAAAAGGTGTGATGATACAAGTTAATTGAGAATGTAACTAAGGCTGAGCTGGCATAATTACTTACTAATTAGAAAAAACTCTATATAAACGTCTCTTCAAAATAAGGGTCTTTTATGACTCTGTATTAAAGACTCTTAATAAGCTTCTGAATTTAAGAAAAGTTACCGTTGAGAGAGGTTTAGTTAATGTGTTAGCTAATTGATCTTGAGTTGAGATATGTTGaacaaaattttgtttttttttttttattatatagtcTCAAACAAAGGATCAATTAAGGGCAAAGTATTTAGACTTGTTATGAAAaattgagttagtaaaaagaaaaattgcaCTTTGATTGTCATAGTACACCACAGATTTGGTAGAGcatgaaattctaatttcaatAAGTAGGTTTTGCAGCCAAACAATTTTTAGTAACAACATCTGCTATTTCTCTAAATTCAACTTATGTACTACTTTTTGATGCTGTCGTTTGTTTTCTGCTAGCCcatgaaactaaattaaaactaaGATAATCATCAGTGTTACTAGCCCAATCAGAGTCACAAAAATCATAGATTTTAAAACTTGTGAACATACTGAACCTTAAATCATATTGTGTAGTGCCTACTAAATACATAAGAATTCTTTTGACTGCTTTCCAATGGGACTCAAGATAGTTATGGAAGAACTATGCTACCTTATTCACAGAAAAAGAGATCTCAAGCCTTGTGATTGTGACATATTGTAGACCACCTACTCTGGAGCTACACAAACAGAATTGTTAAATAGACCATCTCCAAAGGCAGACACCTTCAGTGAGGAGGTCATAGGGGTAGCCACAGGCTTTGCATTACACATTTCAGCTCTTCTTAAAAGATTCTTAatgtactttgtttgattgaGAGTCACTGTTCTATCAGGAGTTTTTACTACTTCAATGCCAAGAAAGTAGTTCATTTCACCCAGCTCCTTCAAGGAAAAGGTGTTGTGAAGTTGAATCAtgagttttttaattttactttctaAATCACCAGTTACAAGGATGTCATCTACATACACTAGGATGTATGTACCTGAATAGGAGATAAACTTTGTGAATAAGAAGATATCTGATTGAGTGCTTGTGAAACCAAAATTTTGAAGTGCAGAGCTGAGCTTTGTGAACCGGGCTCGAGGGACTTGCTTGAGTTCATAAAGTGGCCTCTAAAATTTGTAGATTTGATGAGTGTTTGAGAATGTGAAACCTTCTGGCTGCTGTATGTAAACATTTTCACGAAGATCCCCATTAAGGAACGCAATGTTAAAGTCAAGTTGATAAATCTTTCAACCTCTTGCAAGAGCCACACTGAGCATAACTTGAACTGTTCCAGGCTGTACCACAGCACTGAAGATCTTGTTATAGTCAACCCCTTGTTTTTGGTGAAAACTCTTGGCTACAAGCCTTGCCTTGTACTTCTGGATTGTGATATCAAGGTTCTtctttatcctgaaattccaTCTACAGTCTATATGCTCAAAATGCAAAGGGGATCAACTAGCTTTCAAGTGTATTTCTTGATTAATGTTGAATATCCCTCCTCCATAGCCTTTCTTCATTGTGGAGTTGCAAGAGCTTCAACAATTGGCTTTAGTAGGTTATTGACAAAACTTGATTCCAGATTCACTACAACAGTGAATACTTTTGGCTTGAATATTCCATTTTTGCTTTTGATTTGCATGTGGTGCCTATTCTGAGCAACAATTAAAGTAGGGGTAGGTCTGCTGGGCTGAGAAGGTGATAGTTGTGGTGCAGTAGCACCAAAAGACTGAATGTTTAGCCTAATTACAACCTGCAATAGAACAGTTTCAAGAgaatttatattttcaatattaTCAGTTCTTGTTTTAGCAATATTAGTGACTTCAACAGGTGTAAAAGATAATGAGATAGATACAGTATTAATATTAGTGGAAGGTATATCATGAATGTCTATGCAATGAGGGTGAAAGGTGTAGGTAACTGGAGGTGCAATGTTTGATTGTTGAGGTTGGTTGGTTTGTATTTGGTTATGGAAGAGTGTTAGATAGGAAAACTCTTGTTTACAAAAATGACATTTCTGATGATGTATACTACCTGATGGGGATAGACACTTATAGCCCTTGTGGTTAGAAGTGTGGCCTAAAAAGATGCATTTTGTCGATCTGTGGTCAAACTTGTGTCTATTGTATGGTCGTTAAGTATAGCACAAACAATCGAAAGGTTTTAATGTAGTATAGTTTGGTGTGGTATTAAAGAGTACTTCTAATGGGATTTTAAGGTTCAACACTGGTGTAGGAAGTCTATTGATCAGATATGTTGAGGTCAGAATTACTTCATCCCAAAAGAAGAAAGGTGTTAAAGAGATATTCTTTCCCATTATCTATTTGAAGAGCTTTGATTTTGTGGCCAGTTTTGTTTTCTATCAGGGCTTTGTATTAAAAAAAGGCTGAAaaggtttggttttggtttttaGTAGGTAAGTGCAGGTGTATCTATTGGATGCATCAATGAAGCATGCATAGTATCTAAAGCCTGACTTGCTAGGTTATAGTGAAGGGCTCTAGAGATTAGAGAACACTAATTCTAAAAGTTGTGTGTATTTAGCTTGAGATGGAGAAAAAGAGAGTTGGTGAATTTTGTTGATGATGCAAGGATCACATGAAGCAGAGATTTTGGTGGTTTGAgagaatgtaatttttttttattaccgATTATGGTTTTGGTGATGCTATGAGAAGGGTGGCCAAGTATCTTATGTCAAAGGACAAAGGTCACTGTGGGATTGAATTTTGAGGTTGAGATAGGTGGCAATTTGCTGCTTTTTTTAGCATTTGATACATCAGATGTACTAGTGTGAGACTGATTTGTACTGGAGCTAGTATCAATATTAGTTAGAGCATCAAATGTGACATTTGTAAGTAGGCAAGAAATTTATTTGCAGTAGCAATATCAGAATGTACAATTACATCAGTGGGAGCACCAGAATGCACAATTACATTATATGAAGGCAAATTTACAGAAAAATCAGAATGCAAATTTACATGAGAATCAGAATTAGAATGCAAATTTACACAAGAATTTTTAATTACACTGCACACATTGCTATCAAATTCAGCTTGCAAATTTACACAAGAATCATCAATTGCACTGCACACATTGCTGTCAAATTAAGCTTGGCTTCTTTTACTATTCTTACTAttattttgcttttctttttcttgattttctaTCACTCTTTTGTTTTGTACTTTATTTTCTGTGCTTACAATGTTTGCATACACTCTCTTTTTCTGCTCAGCACCAAACACTTGAGCTTTATCATATTTTTAGATTGATCTTGAAATCTGTATATCATCAAGCTTTATCAATTTTAGATTGGTCTTGATATCTGTGTATCATCAAACCTATATAGACTATTGCTAAGCCTACTTTGGAGTAGAATCTTCTTGGATTCCTAGCATTTTACAGCGCATAGATAAGACCAGAATTCA contains:
- the LOC112697156 gene encoding GRAS family protein RAM1 isoform X1 — translated: MINSLCGSSVSLKSENSSTKLQPTSSNDSVLQSNKKNNATQSSVDLLEQNNNSTLTPPSLNLPGLKFDLDGDVEVQSPDSSMWESFFSDQLDTDFMMCSPVRNVPSPQQASTYNCNYNYAHSMQAQSFSGCSPPRFLAQIGAYNSSGGGGGGKGKGLSPLHRVFNSPNNQYMQHVENLSLPAIEEFLEEFQQGEYSSITAANNSSKVGDGSDIVGSSSECFELGNLIPSASEESSVQENEIYHHMGSMVSASLSQALQQERYHEKQQKQQVQQQQQHPHSHQHHQNLMVPIPLGLEQVEQESGLQLVHLLLACAEAVAKEEYMLARRYLQHLNRVVTPLGDSMQRVASCFTESLTARLATTSTSNNANPTPSSTFPHSNSMEILKIYQIVYQACPYIKFAHFTANQAIFEAFEGEERVHVIDLDILQGYQWPAFMQALAARSSGAPFLRITGVGPSIESVKETGRCLTELAHSLRIPFEFHPVGEQLENLKPHMFNRRVGEALAVNTVNQLHRVPGNALGNLLTMIRDQAPSIVTLVEQEASHNGPYFLGRFLEALHYYSAIFDSLDATFPPESAQRAKVEQYIFAPEIRNIVACEGQERVERHERLEKWRKIMEGKGFKGVPLSPNAVTQSKILLGLYSCDGYRLTEDKGCLLLGWQDRAIIAASAWRC
- the LOC112697156 gene encoding GRAS family protein RAM1 isoform X2 yields the protein MINSLCGSSVSLKSENSSTKLQPTSSNDSVLQSNKKNNATQSSVDLLEQNNNSTLTPPSLNLPGLKFDLDGDVEVQSPDSSMWESFFSDQLDTDFMMCSPVRNVPSPQQASTYNCNYNYAHSMQAQSFSGCSPPRFLAQIGAYNSSGGGGGGKGKGLSPLHRVFNSPNNQYMQHVENLSLPAIEEFLEEFQQGEYSSITAANNSSKVGDGSDIVGSSSECFELGNLIPSASEESSVQENEIYHHMGSMVSASLSQALQQERYHEKQQKQQVQQQQQHPHSHQHHQNLMVPIPLGLEQEQESGLQLVHLLLACAEAVAKEEYMLARRYLQHLNRVVTPLGDSMQRVASCFTESLTARLATTSTSNNANPTPSSTFPHSNSMEILKIYQIVYQACPYIKFAHFTANQAIFEAFEGEERVHVIDLDILQGYQWPAFMQALAARSSGAPFLRITGVGPSIESVKETGRCLTELAHSLRIPFEFHPVGEQLENLKPHMFNRRVGEALAVNTVNQLHRVPGNALGNLLTMIRDQAPSIVTLVEQEASHNGPYFLGRFLEALHYYSAIFDSLDATFPPESAQRAKVEQYIFAPEIRNIVACEGQERVERHERLEKWRKIMEGKGFKGVPLSPNAVTQSKILLGLYSCDGYRLTEDKGCLLLGWQDRAIIAASAWRC